In the genome of Vibrio sp. NTOU-M3, one region contains:
- a CDS encoding GNAT family N-acetyltransferase yields the protein MYLKLLHESDCASLLDFESENRKWFEQFIPPREGGFYCFEGVRSHVLDFLSDYRQRQCLPMLVCGTEGEVIGRVNLHSLCMETASAYLGYRIGEQYTRRGVASFAVNEILQQARRIGLKKIVAFAATDNIASQKVLANNQFLKGECVKNYARLNGKAIHCYKYTLQL from the coding sequence ATGTATCTGAAATTATTACATGAATCAGATTGCGCTTCGCTGCTGGATTTTGAAAGTGAAAACCGAAAATGGTTTGAGCAATTTATTCCGCCGAGAGAAGGGGGGTTTTACTGTTTTGAAGGGGTACGTAGCCATGTGCTCGACTTTCTTTCAGACTATCGACAACGTCAATGTTTACCCATGCTGGTGTGTGGTACTGAAGGTGAAGTGATAGGGCGCGTGAATTTACACAGTTTGTGCATGGAAACGGCTTCTGCTTATTTAGGCTACCGTATCGGAGAGCAATACACGCGCCGTGGTGTGGCTTCATTTGCAGTTAATGAAATTCTACAACAAGCACGCCGAATCGGTCTTAAAAAAATCGTTGCTTTTGCGGCTACCGATAATATTGCCTCACAAAAAGTTCTCGCAAACAATCAATTCCTGAAAGGAGAGTGCGTAAAAAACTACGCGCGATTAAACGGGAAAGCGATTCATTGCTATAAATACACTCTCCAGTTATAA
- a CDS encoding Na+/H+ antiporter NhaC family protein, with protein MSGSKNTTQSAAPSAIALMPLVVFLALFIGVGTYLSLQGVEFAFYQLPAPIAVLPAIILAIVLSKESLNRAIEQFMRGVGHPDIIAMCMIYLLAGAFAAVAKASGGVDATVNLGLSAIPATMILPGIFLISAFIATAMGTSMGTIAAVAPVALGIAQSAGMSLPLTAGVVLSGAMFGDNLSIISDTTIAATRSQGCEMRDKFKENVRIAIPAALFALVIFAFNSTATQTPETGPIEWLKVLPYITILILAVSGLNVFIVLTIGILLAGGVSLMSTESYALTDFGKDIYEGFGSMQEIFLLSMLIGGLSELMRRQGGLAFLTQLVGRMIRVFGSTHSAKANGRASEIGIASLVAMVNACTANNTVAIIVSGSVARQLAEEHNVTPRRSASLLDIFSCVMQGMLPYGAQILLLGSVFKLSPIEIVANSYYCFSLAIAAIVAIFINHPARRTAAQTN; from the coding sequence ATGTCTGGCTCAAAAAACACAACTCAATCTGCTGCGCCCTCGGCGATAGCCCTCATGCCCTTAGTGGTGTTCCTAGCACTGTTTATTGGCGTTGGAACCTACCTATCTTTACAGGGTGTTGAATTTGCTTTCTACCAGTTACCGGCACCTATCGCCGTACTTCCCGCCATCATTCTGGCTATCGTATTAAGTAAAGAGTCACTTAACCGCGCGATTGAACAATTTATGCGTGGCGTTGGCCACCCAGACATCATCGCCATGTGCATGATTTATCTGCTGGCAGGCGCCTTTGCCGCTGTGGCTAAAGCATCGGGCGGTGTTGATGCAACGGTTAACCTTGGCCTCTCTGCTATTCCAGCGACCATGATCTTACCGGGTATTTTCCTGATTTCAGCCTTTATTGCCACCGCCATGGGCACTTCGATGGGCACCATCGCAGCTGTTGCCCCTGTCGCTTTAGGCATTGCGCAATCGGCAGGCATGAGCCTACCTCTTACAGCTGGGGTGGTGTTAAGTGGCGCGATGTTTGGTGATAACCTTTCCATTATTTCCGATACCACCATTGCAGCAACCCGCTCCCAAGGTTGTGAAATGCGCGATAAGTTTAAAGAGAATGTCCGCATCGCCATTCCTGCTGCTCTGTTTGCGCTGGTTATCTTCGCCTTCAATAGTACGGCAACCCAAACACCGGAAACTGGGCCTATTGAGTGGCTTAAAGTGTTGCCGTATATCACGATTTTAATTCTCGCAGTTTCTGGCCTCAATGTGTTTATTGTCCTCACCATCGGGATTCTGCTTGCAGGTGGCGTGAGCCTAATGAGCACGGAAAGCTATGCGCTAACTGACTTTGGTAAAGACATCTATGAAGGCTTTGGCAGCATGCAAGAGATATTCTTGCTCTCAATGTTGATTGGTGGCTTAAGTGAGCTGATGCGTCGCCAAGGTGGGCTGGCTTTTCTTACTCAGTTGGTTGGTCGCATGATCCGAGTTTTTGGTTCGACACACTCTGCCAAAGCAAATGGTCGCGCGAGTGAAATTGGTATTGCGAGTTTGGTTGCGATGGTGAATGCGTGCACCGCAAATAATACCGTGGCAATTATCGTTTCGGGCAGCGTTGCGCGCCAACTGGCTGAAGAACACAATGTGACACCAAGACGCTCCGCCAGTTTGCTGGATATCTTCTCTTGTGTGATGCAGGGAATGTTGCCTTACGGTGCACAAATATTGCTACTCGGCTCCGTATTCAAGCTATCACCCATTGAGATCGTAGCGAACTCCTATTATTGCTTCTCACTGGCTATCGCCGCCATTGTCGCGATTTTCATCAATCACCCAGCGAGAAGAACGGCAGCACAGACCAACTAA
- a CDS encoding GFA family protein, translated as MIQKVGKTEIKPEHKASCHCGAVELLLSLPNGIEKSRRCDCSICRRKGAIVASVSLDRIEIVKGKDALKLYQYNTKTAKHYFCVHCGIHTHHQRRSNPNEYGFNVGCLEGVNPYELGEVIVNDGVNHPADR; from the coding sequence ATGATTCAGAAAGTAGGAAAGACCGAAATCAAACCGGAGCATAAAGCGAGTTGTCACTGCGGCGCTGTTGAACTGCTTTTGTCATTGCCCAACGGTATTGAGAAGTCAAGGCGTTGTGATTGTTCCATTTGTCGCCGCAAAGGGGCGATAGTCGCTTCGGTTTCCCTAGATAGAATCGAGATAGTAAAAGGAAAAGATGCGCTAAAGCTCTATCAGTATAATACCAAAACGGCGAAGCATTATTTTTGTGTCCACTGTGGTATTCATACTCATCATCAGCGGCGTTCCAACCCGAACGAATATGGCTTTAATGTCGGATGTTTAGAAGGGGTCAACCCTTATGAGCTTGGAGAGGTAATTGTGAATGATGGTGTGAACCACCCAGCAGACCGCTAA
- a CDS encoding GNAT family N-acetyltransferase — protein METARLRLRQWKAQDREAFRLMGADPQVMRYFPALLSHDESDAMAQRIFDIIDQKGWGFWAVELKATREFIGFVGLHQQAQDSGIPNAPLVEIGWRLAQPHWGKGYAPEAAQAALKFAFEQLNLDTVYAFTALPNQPSQQVMMKLGMKNLQQDFNHPKLPQGHPLQRHCLYAIKRSDWR, from the coding sequence ATGGAAACGGCACGTTTACGCTTGCGACAATGGAAAGCACAAGATCGCGAAGCTTTTCGTCTGATGGGCGCTGACCCACAGGTCATGCGTTATTTCCCAGCTTTGCTGAGTCACGATGAATCAGATGCGATGGCGCAGCGAATTTTTGACATTATTGATCAGAAAGGGTGGGGCTTTTGGGCCGTTGAACTAAAAGCAACGAGAGAGTTTATTGGTTTTGTCGGACTGCACCAACAAGCGCAAGACAGCGGTATTCCCAACGCTCCTTTGGTTGAAATTGGTTGGCGCTTGGCTCAGCCTCACTGGGGAAAAGGTTACGCACCGGAAGCGGCTCAAGCAGCGCTCAAGTTTGCTTTTGAACAACTCAATCTCGATACCGTGTATGCTTTTACTGCGTTGCCTAATCAGCCTTCGCAACAGGTGATGATGAAGCTGGGGATGAAGAACCTACAACAAGATTTTAATCATCCTAAACTTCCGCAAGGACATCCATTACAGCGACACTGTCTGTATGCCATCAAACGTAGCGATTGGCGTTAA
- the folD gene encoding bifunctional methylenetetrahydrofolate dehydrogenase/methenyltetrahydrofolate cyclohydrolase FolD has product MTAQNIDGTLISQTVRSEVAARVKARVEAGLRAPGLAVVLVGEDPASQVYVGSKRRACDEVGFVSKSFDLPASTSEEELLALIDELNQDSEIDGILVQLPLPAGIDATHVLERIIPEKDVDGFHPYNVGRLAQRIPKLRSCTPKGIITLLDRYNIELRGKHAVIVGASNIVGRPMTLELLLAGCTTTTCHRFTKDLEGHVRQADVVVVAVGKPNFIPGEWIKEGAIVVDVGINRLESGKLVGDVDYANAKERASFITPVPGGVGPMTVATLIENTMMACEQFHTKK; this is encoded by the coding sequence ATGACTGCTCAAAACATTGATGGAACTCTCATCTCTCAAACTGTTCGATCTGAAGTTGCTGCGCGAGTAAAAGCGCGCGTCGAAGCAGGATTACGTGCACCGGGTCTTGCGGTGGTCTTAGTCGGTGAAGATCCGGCTTCTCAAGTTTACGTTGGTAGTAAACGTCGTGCTTGTGATGAAGTTGGCTTTGTTTCTAAATCCTTTGATCTTCCTGCATCAACTTCGGAAGAAGAATTGTTGGCACTGATTGACGAGCTCAACCAAGATAGTGAAATTGATGGCATTCTGGTTCAGCTTCCCCTACCTGCGGGCATTGACGCGACACACGTTCTTGAACGTATCATCCCTGAAAAAGACGTAGATGGCTTTCATCCATATAATGTAGGTCGTTTAGCTCAACGCATTCCTAAGCTACGTTCATGTACACCAAAAGGCATCATCACTTTGCTTGATCGATACAATATCGAGCTTAGAGGCAAACACGCGGTGATTGTTGGGGCATCCAATATCGTTGGTCGTCCAATGACATTAGAATTGCTACTTGCAGGTTGCACAACCACGACATGCCATCGCTTTACTAAAGATCTCGAAGGCCATGTACGCCAAGCAGATGTGGTTGTGGTTGCAGTTGGTAAGCCCAATTTCATTCCAGGAGAGTGGATTAAAGAAGGCGCAATTGTGGTTGATGTGGGCATCAACCGCCTTGAAAGCGGCAAGCTTGTTGGTGATGTTGACTATGCCAATGCAAAAGAGCGCGCTAGCTTCATTACCCCTGTCCCTGGTGGTGTCGGCCCAATGACTGTTGCGACGCTAATTGAAAATACCATGATGGCGTGTGAACAATTCCACACCAAAAAGTAA
- a CDS encoding SDR family oxidoreductase, translating into MDKVVVVTGASRGIGAATAVLLASQGYAVVVNYLRNHSAADEVVKKIRAQGGQAISVQADVADEHQVTELFQHANQVFGPVTHLVNNAGILFTQAKLTEISAERFQTVMNTNVLSCFLCCKEALKTMSAGSAIVNVSSAASRIGAPFEYVDYAASKGAMDSLTKGLSLEIAELGIRVNAVRPGCIYTDMHADGGEPDRVDRLSAHLPLKRGGTPEEVANAIAWLLSDEASYATGSFIDLAGGR; encoded by the coding sequence ATGGACAAGGTTGTTGTGGTTACAGGAGCTAGCCGAGGGATCGGTGCGGCAACGGCGGTATTGTTGGCAAGTCAAGGTTACGCTGTTGTGGTGAATTATCTGCGTAATCACAGTGCTGCTGATGAGGTAGTGAAAAAGATACGCGCTCAAGGTGGACAGGCTATCTCGGTTCAAGCGGATGTGGCTGATGAACATCAAGTGACGGAGCTGTTTCAACACGCAAATCAGGTGTTTGGTCCGGTGACCCACCTTGTCAATAATGCCGGAATTTTATTTACCCAAGCGAAACTTACCGAGATCTCAGCAGAACGCTTTCAAACCGTAATGAATACAAACGTTCTGAGTTGTTTTCTGTGTTGTAAAGAAGCGCTGAAAACCATGTCGGCAGGCTCGGCTATTGTGAATGTTTCTTCCGCGGCATCACGAATCGGAGCGCCATTTGAATACGTCGATTATGCTGCTTCGAAAGGGGCGATGGACAGCTTAACCAAAGGTTTGTCGCTAGAAATAGCCGAGCTTGGTATTCGGGTGAACGCGGTGCGCCCGGGGTGTATTTATACAGATATGCATGCCGATGGTGGTGAGCCGGATCGGGTGGATCGTCTTAGCGCTCACCTTCCATTAAAACGAGGAGGCACTCCTGAAGAAGTGGCCAACGCCATTGCATGGTTGTTGTCTGATGAAGCTTCATACGCGACAGGCTCTTTTATTGATTTAGCGGGTGGAAGGTAA